The sequence CGATCTTGATGTGCATGCAGGTCAGGGAACACAAGAAATTTTCTATCATGATGCAAGTGTTATGACAGTGTCTATCCATCAAGACCCACGGACAATTTATCCGGGGACTGGTTTTGAATGGCAAAAGGGAGAAGGAGAGGGATTAGGAACAAATATTAATATTCCATTGCCTCCTGGTACTATGGAAAGAGAGTATTTGCAAGCATTAGACTCTATATTAGAAAGTACAAAAAGTTTCAGTCACGACATTTCAATCTTAATTTTAGGAGTTGATACTTATAAAGAGGACTTTCTGGGTGGAATGAGATTAGAAAAGGAAAGTTTTAGAAAGATTGGCGAGAGATTTAGAAATTTCCAGAAATTAGCAATTCTTTTTGGTGGTGGTTATTCTAGTAAAATTCCAGATCTTTGGATGTTATTCCTAAAAGGTTACTTAGGAATAAATTAATCAAAGACTATTTAAAAACTCAATTACCTTGTCCTCATAAATCGGTTGTTTTGTTTCTGGGTTTCTGTAACTATGATCCGCATTTGATATTTGGTGGTAAGTTATACTTTGTGATATAGCGCCATCCATATCTTTTTTTACCACCTCAATACTTCCAAACTTATCTTTTTCTCCTTGGATAATAGTGATTTTTCCAGTGAATTCATTTAGTTTGACTTCTCCAGTTACATATCCAAGAACAATTACTTCATATAGTTTTTTTTCTTCATCGGTCAAACTGTTTAGATAATAGCTAGCTATAATTCCACCAAGAGATTTGCCAATAAGTCGAATATGACTAAATTTATCAAAACCAGCAATCGATAACATTTTCCTAAGTACCTCCAATTCTTCTTTCAACTCTGGACCAGAAGAATGGTCATCCCCCCTTTCTAAGAAGGGAAAATTGAACATAATCACACTATTGCCTTTACCCTTAGAACTTTCAAACAATTTTTGCATAAAAGGAGAATTTATACCCCCGGATCCGCCATGCAAAATTACATCTAGTGTAGTAGCTTTGCTATTATGGAAATGTAAAAAACTGGTCAATTTATTCATTTCGGATTTTTCAATTGGGGTAAATTTTCGACAATTCTACCAATAACCATATCTGGTGTTAAACTAGTAGTATCTATTACTACCGAGTGGAAACATTTCCTCGAAAGATCAATCAAACAAGCTTCCATTGCTAAAAATTTTTCGGGCTTGTCTCGTACAAATAAATCTTCCGCTGAAATTTGATCTGGTTGATTTCTCGCACGCATTTCAAGCCTTTTCAGCCTTTCTTCAATGCTGGCAGTAAAGACAAAAGAAGCATCAAATTTGGGGTGATACGGTAACATATCTATCAAAACTTCTTTTATTCTCGGTGTCCCTCTTACAGTATGAAAGGCTAAAGATCTCAAAATAATTGTCGAGTCTTGAATAGTGTATCTCTCAGGCCAAACAAAACTTCTGATATCTGCCATAAGGGCGGCTACATATAAATTTCCTAGAACTTCGGCATCATACGCATCCGCCCTCCGTAAACTATCTGCCAAAAGATAAATTGGGTTATCGTGAACAATAGAATTTCGTCTTATTTCCCATTCTCTACCAGTATGTTCAATAAAATTCTTGGTGGCTGTTGTCTTTCCAGCTAAATCCATGCCTTCAAAATGTATATATAATGCTCTTTCTTTCATATTTACATCAATACATATAAAACTGAAACAGCATGTGATTTTAACATCCTATGCAGTGTTTTTTTAGATTCATTGGTACTTGTTTCTTGATATTCCAAAAAATATTTCTCAACAGCCCTTGGTTGATAAAATAAATCTCCTGGCACCTCCTGCCCCCCCAGTACCCTTACAACCTCCATTGCAGATAATAACTGCTTTAAGAGGAACCCCTCTTTTAATTGCTTCTGGAATTACGTTCTTGCCTGAATGAAGATATGCCCCATCCCCAGTAACTGAGATAACATTTTTCGCACCTGCCAAAATTCCACCTACCCCTACGCCCAAAGCGGAGCCAAAGCATAAACACGCATCAATTGTGTCAAGGGTATCTTGCGTGTATTCACCTAAATCTCCTACTACAAATGAGGGTTTCGTTCTTTTAATCGCCGAAAAGAGCTTTTTGTAATTATTTGAAATAATATAGCCACTGGATTTATCGGGAATTTTACCAAAACAAGCCTCAATTCTCTCGTTTGAAGATAGCGCCACAATTTTCTGCTTAGCAAATCCGTCACCTTGTTCTAAAACTACTACTCTGCGTGACCGATTAATTACATTTCTAAGATTGTCGGGAATTGGATAAGTAAAAATTTGCAATTTTCTAAACCCTTTATTCAAATACCTTTTCTCTTCTTCAAGATTACAGCCAAAAGACAAAAGTAACTTTTTAACCCCATCAAGCTTTGTTAGTTCCTTTTTATACAGCTTATTTATGAAACTTCTTATTTTTTTATTTTTATTGGAAAGAGACTTTCTCTGAGTTGCTGAATTAATTGGGTGAACAACAAAGCGTGTATGATCTTTAACTATTGGGAAATTTTTGATAAAATAGTCTCGAGCGGAACGGTATAATTGCACCAACTAAAGTTTAACTCAATGAAAGATTGTGTTTTCTGCAAAATAGCAAAAGGAGAAATACCATCAGCAAAAATCTAGGAAGACAAAAATTTCCTCGCAATCCTTGATATTATGCCAAACACCAAAGGAATGGCTCTTGTTATCAGTAAAAAACACTACGACTCCTATGCTTTCGATATGCCAGAAAATATGTTTAAGAAATTAATGGTAGCTTCAAAAAAAGTGGCAAAGATTCTTGAAAAAGGACTAAATGTTAAAAGAGTTGCAATGGTAATGGAAGGAATGGGAATCAATCATGTACACATTAAACTTTATCCACTACATGGAATAAACAAAAAATTCCAAGAAATGTGGGCAAAAGACAAAGTTTGGTTTGATAAATATGAAGGCTATATAAGCACCCAAACAGGAGAAAAAGTAGAAATAAAAGAGCTAGAAAAATTAGCAAGAAGAATTAGAACCAAAAATTCATAACTTCTAAAAATAAATTCACTCTTTAATGTATAATAAAAAGTATGACAGAACTTGTTACTCTTAACTTTAGAATTCCAAGAAATACTGATGTCACACCTGAGGCGGCACAAACTTTCCTTTCTGCCCTAACGCAGATAAACGCTGTTTCTTTCTGGGAAAAATTAACAGGAGTAGTGCCCCAACCTCTTGCTCTTGAAATTGCTCTCATAAACCAACAAATTAGATTTCAAATTACCTGCGACTCTGGCATTGCCCCATTTATTGAAACCCAGCTTCAATCAAACTATCCACTTGTGATTATAGAAAGAGTTGCCGATCCACTAACTCGATCAGACCTTTATAAAATCAATCTTCAAAACCTAACAACCACCTCTTTACAACTTAGAAAAGGAAGTTACTACCCAATTGCAACTTTTGATTCTTTCTCAGAAATTGACCCCCTCTCTTCAATCCTTTCTGTGCTTTCAAAAAGCGATCCGGATGAGTTTGCGTTAATTCAAATTGCACTTGAAGCAACAGACTCCTCATGGCAACAAAAAGGAGCATCTTTTGCAGAAAAAGGAACAAAAAATGATGATGGTAGTTATTCCCCAAGATCGGATAAAAATATAATAAATGAAAAAATCTCTTATACAGGATTTAGGACGTCTATAAGAATTGTTGCAAACCAAACAAAAACCGTAAAAGAATTGGTTAGTGCATTCGGAGTTTTTTCAAGAGCAGATGGAAATTCTTTCAAAATTAAAAAGAACGGGCTATTTGGATTAAAGAAAGATTCTATTAAAGATGTCATATTAAGAAAAGTAACAGATAACCAGATACTAAACATCAAAGAGCTGGCAACCATTTGGCACTTACCTTCTGAAAAAATAAAAACAACCGGAATTAGCTGGGGCGTCTCAGTCTTATATGAGCCACCCGACAACCTGCCAATAGCAGTAGATGATGAAAATATCAAAAAGGAAACAAATTTCTTCGCCAAAACATTATTCAAAAACAGAGAGGTTATATTTGGAATCAAAAACAAAGATAGAATGCGCCATATGTGGGCTGTTGGTAAAACCGGCACAGGTAAATCAACTATGATGGCCAATATGATAATTGATGATTTCAAAAAAGATCGAGGTGTTGCCTACATTGATCCGCATGGTGACACCTGTGAGATATTGCTTGATTATATTCCAAGCCACAGAATAAATGATGTCATTTATTTTAATCCTGCCGACCGTGATTATCCCATTACCCTTAATCCACTTGAGGTTAAAAATAACGAAGAAGCAGAACTAGTAGTTTCAGGTTTAATGAGCATCTTTACCAAAGTCTGGGCAAATGTTTGGTCTGCAAGAATGGAATACATATTAAGAAATTCGTTTATGACTCTTGCCACCTACCCCAATTCCACTCTTGAGGATGTATTAAAAATATTGGTCGACAAAAATTTCCGCGATCAAGTCTTGCAAAAAACTACCGATTCGGCTTTGATTCATTTTTGGAGGCAAGAATACGAAAAAATGCCCGATCGTCTTCAAAAGGAAGCAATTGCCCCTATTCAAAATAAAGTTGGTCAATTTGTAACCTCACCAATGATAAGACGCATAATCGGTAAATCAAGAAGTACCATTTCTCTTGATAAAATAATCAACGAGGAAAAAATTCTACTTGCAAACTTATCTCAAGGAAGACTGGGTGAAGACAATGCAAATCTCTTGGGAGCAATGCTTATCACCCAAATTCAACTTGCCGCAATGAGGAGAGTTGATATTAAAGCTGAAGAAAGAAAACCCTATTATGTATTTGTTGACGAGTTTCAGAATTTTGCCACAGATTCATTTATAAAAATCCTGTCTGAAATTAGAAAATATAACCTTTCCTTAACTCTAGCCAACCAATATATGGCTCAAATCCCCGAAAATGTAAGAAAAGCAATCTTGGGAAATGCCGGAACAATAATCACATTTTCAGCAGGTGCTGAAGACGCCGCTACCTTAAGCAAAGAATTTGCTGAAGTCTTTTCAGAAAGCGACCTGGTAAATTTGGCTAATTTCCAGATTGCCATAAAACTAATGATTGATGGACATTCATCAAGGCCTTTCCTTGCCCACACGCTTCCCCTTCCCTTATCCAAGAACCAGAACAGACAAAAAGTGATTGAGGTATCAAGGCAAAGGTGGTCAGATAAAAGCAATATCAATCAGCCACCAAATCAAAATTGGAAACAAATCAAATTTAGGTAAAAGCTACCTAAAATTTGAAAAAGCTCTTTTAAAACCAAAAGGAGGATAAAATGGACTATATTCTACTTGTAGTTGTTCTTTCAATTTTCCTATGGTTAGTTTTTGTTGTTGCGAATTGGTCAATTACGGTTTCTTTCTACAGAAAATTAATCAATTTGTTCAAAAAATAATAATATATTTCAAAAGCCATCCTTTATTTAGGTAAATTTACCTAGCAGAGGATGGCTTTTTTACTTTATAAAAACAAAAACCCGCCTATAAAAGCGGGTTAGACAAAAACTTCAACATCCAAATTATGACCGGGAGAGGTGCCCCGTTTTTTAAACAGTAAAACGGCGACATTAAAACTGGGGTGTGAAACACACTCCTTAGAAAGGAGGTGATCCATCCGCCCCTTCCAGGACGGATACCTTGTTACGACTTAATCCTCATCGCTGGTTTCACCTTCTCCCGCCACAGGCGAGATTCGGGTGCCCCCAACTTTGCTGACTTGACGGGCGGTGTGTACAAGACCTGAGAACGTATTCACCGGAGCTTGGCTGATCTCCGATTACTACCAATTCCGCGTTCATGAGGGCGGGTTTCAGCCCTCAATCCCCACTGAGAAGCCGTTTGATGAGATTAGCTCCGCGTTACCGCTTGGCAACCCATTGTTAGGCTCCATTGTAGCATGTGTGTCGCCCCGGACATAAGGGCCATGCTGACTTGACGTCGTCCCCACTTCCTCCCCGCATGTGCGGGGTTGTCTCCTGTGACCATCTAACACAGGACAGGGGTTGCGCTCGTTACCCCACTGAAGGGAACACCCCACGGCACGAGCTGACGACAGCCATGCAACACCTGTCTCGCCTTCCTTAATTACTTAAGGATTGTCTCTTATTTCTAAGAAACTATACGGCGGGATGTCAAACCCGGGTAAGGTTCTTCGGTTCGTCTCGAATTAAACCACATGCTCCACTGGTTGTGCAGGTCCCCGTCAATTCCTTTGAGTTTTAGCCTTGCGGCCGTACTCCCCAGGCGGCTCGCTTAACGCGTTAGCTTACACCCCGTACCAAAAGGCACAGGGCTAGCGAGCATAAGTTTACGGCTAGGACTACAGGGGTCTCTAATCCCTTTCGCTCCCCTAGCTTTCGTGTCTCAGCGTCAAGAAACCCCCAGCTACCTGTCTTCACCCTTGGCGTTCCTTATCATATCAACGGATTTCACCCCTACATGATAAGTTCCAGTAGCCCCTAAGTTCTTCAATTCTGGCAGTATTGAATCCACTCCTGAGGTTGAGCCCCAGTCTTTAAGATTCAACTTACCAGAACGCCTACACACTCTTTACGCCCAATAAATCCGGGCAACGCTCGCACCCTACGTCTTACCGCAGCTGCTGGCACGTAGTTAGCGGGTGCTTATTCGCCAAGGCTTATCAACCTTGGCAAAAGTGGTTTACAACCCTAAGGCCTTCATCCCACACGCGGCGTCGCGGCGTCAGACTTTCGTCCATTGCGCACGATTCCCAGTTGCTGCCACCCGTAGGTGTATGGGCCGTGTCTCAGTCCCATTCTGGGGGGTCAGACTCTCATCTCCCCTAACCGTCATAGCCTTGGTGGGCCATTACCCCACCAACTAGCTGATGGTCCGCAAGCTCCTCCACAAGCGAGCAGTTAAGCCCTTTGGTGCATAGCACCACATGCGGTATTAGCCCCGCTTTCGCGGGGGTATTCCCCACTTGTGGGTAGATTCTTACGTGTTACTCAGCCGTTCGCGACTGTCCGTAGGACAGAACATTTAACAATTAACACATAACATTTAACAATTAGCTGTTAACATTTAACTTTTAACAATTGGTTTAGAGAGTTAGGAAAGAAGTTTCTTAGAAAGGCCACCAAGCTGTTTTTGCTATAATCAAAGCTTTATCTACCAATGTTAGATATTTCTCTTTAGACAATAATTCAAGCGATAAAGCAAGATCAAGACAAGAAACAACTTCACTAATAGAACCTAGGGCATTCTGAATATATCTCCTAAAATCCTTATCAGTACCCTTTGCAGAACCTTCTGCTATATCAAGACAAACAGAAATTGAGGCTCTTACTAATTGATCTGCCAAACTCTTATCCTTCATACGCCAACCTCTTGCGAGAAGATATATATCACGATTGAATGCTTTAGATTCTTGGTAAACCTTAAATTTTAGAAATCTAAAGACTTCCATTATCTTATTTTAACTTTAATAGTTAACAGTTAAAAGCGTAAAACGTGTGTTAATTTGTTAATTGCTCGGTCCTACGGACCGTCCCACTTGCATGCTTAAGGCACGCCGCTAGCGTTCGCCCTGGGCCAGGATCAAACCCTCAAAAAGCGACGGAGGTATGTTTGCTTTGACTTGCAACATACTCGTCATCCACACAAGCAAAGCTTGTGTCCTGCATATACAGGTCTCCCAGTCATAATTTGAACGTTGAAATATTCAATTTTCAAAGTGCAAAAGCTTTGAAAACCTAAAAAACCCACCAGACGGTGGGTTTCTTAAGATTTGCCCGAAGGCAAAATCGTCTGGTTATCAACAGCTTTTCATCTCTAAAGCCACAACAAAGTGGCAAGAAATATTCTATCACAGAAGAGATTTAAGTCAATATCTTAAAACCTAAATTATCTCTCCTTTGGAGGTCTGGCCACATTGACAACCAAGTTTCTACCTCCCATATCTTTTCCATTCATTTTTTCAACCGCTGAACTGGCAGCCTCCTCTGTCGCAAAGGTAACAAAACCAAAACCTTTTGATCGGCCGGAGTATTTATCACTAATTACTACAGCATCAATTACTTCACCAAACTCGCTAAAAACTTTTCTTAACTCATCAGCATTAACAGAGTAAGGCAAATTGCCTACATACAGCTTCTTTTTATCTTCCAAAATTTCTCACCCCCTCAAAATATCTTTCAGTGAGAATACTTTTGGAGGAATCTGCCTTACAAAAGGAGAACCGCCAAGAAGTAATTCTTCTTCAAGACAAAATCATTATACACAAAAGCAAATGCTTTGTATAGTATCAGTTTTTTTTGCTATTTCTTTTTGACTTTATGTACTCAAAAACAATAGGCAAAACAGAAATTAGAATTATTGCCAAAACCACTAAAGAAAAATGTTCCCTAACTTGAGGAATATTGCCAAACCAATAACCTGCCAGAGTAAAAACAAAAGTCCACACAAAACCACCAAAAATATTGTAGCTTATAAATTTTCCATAATGCATCTTGCCCACTCCTGCTACAAAAGGAGCAAAAGTGCGAACAATGGGAACAAATCTTGCTAAGAAAATTGTCTTACCTCCATGTTTTTTATAAAATTCCTGAGTTTTGTCTATATGTTCCTGATTAATAAAAGGAATTTTTGGATTATCAACTATTTTCTGCCCAAAAAAATGCCCTATCCAATAATTGACAGTATCCCCCAAAACAGCAGCGGCAAAGAGAATCAAAAGAAGCCAAGTTAAATGAAGCGAACCCAAAGCAGCAAAAGCACCGGCTGCAAAAAGAAGCGAATCTCCAGGCAAAAATGGGGTAAAAACAAAACCAGTTTCAGCAAAAATAATAAAAAAAAGAATTAGATGAGTTAATGTCCCATATTGGGAAATAATTTCACCCAAATGGGTATCAATATGCAGAATAAACTCAAAGATTCCTGTCAAAAACGACATACAGATTTAATTTGTATCTTTTTTAGAGGTAAATTGCAAGAGGAAAAATTTCCTAACCTCCTAACTCCAGGAGTTAATTAGCTTCCAACAATGGGTATTTCTACCTAACTCATTCGTAAACCAACCTACCCTCAACTTCCCGCGAAGTATTTTGATTATTTTTAAACCACTCCTCCAGCACCTGTTGTGCAGAAGTGGAGACAACTTTAGAATCGCCACTTACCATAAGTTCATCTTGGCTAATATTTAAATATTCCCGGCAATTATTAAAATGATAACCCTGCATACACAATGTATAAAATTTAGTCTTGTCAACAGGGGCACCATCAATCATTAAAGATTCTAGTTTATGAAGCTTATCAGAATAAACTGCACGAACTTTTGAATTCACCTGATAACACTCTCCTTCCCCATCCCTGTTCTCGGTTCTCATAATGTACTCAAAGATCCTCCAGAGATCTGCGCCACTCACCTTAAACCGCCTTAAGACATCATCATAAGGAAAACAAGCAAGAAAATCTCTCAGGTTGACAGCAGGCCCCAGTTCTTTTACCCTAATTGAGCCGCTTCCAACCAGCATAACATCAGATTCACTGCTTTGGGCAAAAGCATCAGCGATCAAATTGCCAAGAGAAGTTTCTACTTCACGCTTGGGATGAGTTAATTTTTTGGCAAGTTTAGTTAAAATGACATTATACTTTCTGTCAACCTCACTCTTGAAAGAATAAATGTATTCCTCAAGCTTCTTGTCTGGTTTGGCAATTTTGTTGTTTATGGGAATTAACTGCCACCTATAATCAACAATACTGTTGGTATCATCATCAACAACAATATCAAATCTGCCAATTTGATCCGTGCCAACTCCGGCCTGGGCAATAAGAATATTATTAACTTTTGTCGGTTTATCCAAAATTGTATGAGAATGGCCACCAATTATTATATCCACTCCCCACTCCGGCTTTAGAAGCTTGGCAAGCTTAATATCAGACTCATAACCAATATGAGTCAAAAGAATTGTCAAATCTATATCATCATTTTTATAGGCATTGCAGATTTTACCAACTTCACGGCTAGCCTCCTCCACCCCCACAAAAGTGCCAATAAGTCTATCCTGCTTTATTGAATCCATAATTTTCTCGGTAATAATTCCTGTAAAGAGAATATCAAAGCCAGCTTTCTTGATAATGATATAGGGAGTCAAGATACGCCGGTTATTTTTGGTGATATAAAGATTGGCATTAACTAAAGGAAAATTCGCCATCTTTTCCAAAAAAAGAAGGTGTGGCAAACCATAATCAACTTCATGGTTACCTATTGCAACAACATCAGGGGCAAGATAGTTCATAATCTCAATTGTGGAGCAACCTTTCCATTCAGAATCAATTAAAGATCCTTGAAGCATGTCGCCTGAGATAACATACAAGACATTTTCCTCCTCTTTCCTAACCTTATTAATATAACCTGAAAGAAGCGAAAGGCCACCAATTAGTGTCTTTTTCTTATTTCTAATCTTAGTTCTTGAAGTCTCACTTTTAACCTCAGCCAAGAAATCTCCATGCATATCATTTGAATGCAGGATTACAAATTTCTTGGTGTTCATTAATAATATTATAGCAAGAAGGTACTAATTCCGAGATTTAAACCAATTCAAATAATAAGCTGGTAAAAGAAATAAGTTGTCTCTCTTTTCTGGCAGAACAACACACTAAAAACCTATGGTTGAAATATCCACTCAGGCAAAAAACGAACTTCGCGAACTTCTGGGAATTGCTTTGCCGTTGCTTCAATCTGCAACCACAAAATTCTTACTCTACAAGCCCCACCGACAGTTTTGTTTTGAGAATCGTTAAATTCAAGGGTCAAAATTCCGTTTCTTAAAGACGCACTTTTTAACGAAAATCCATCCAAAGGATATTCTGTGGTAATACCCCGATTAATTTCTTCTTGAGTCAAATTCTCCTTGCCTTTAAGCAAAAGTTTAACGGTTTCTTGAATCGGCGTCTTGGAAACAGAAATTTCCCTTTCGACCGGCACTATTCCATCCTGAGAACATTTTACGCTACCGTTTGCGTCTTTATCTTTTTCCGGCTGGTAGTAATACAATTTGACATTTCTAGTTTGAGGGGAAAATTGAGAGAAGAAAATAGGCATACGAAGCTCGTCTGCGTATTCTGGCAAACCAGAAGGATTACTCTTTTCCAAAACCAAAAAACCCCTTTGAGTAACTGGAACTGGAAAATCAATTCGCGCCTCAAAAGGCACAAATTCTTTTGTCGTCCAATCATCTAGCGCCAAAGCATGAGTTTGAGCCAAAATCTTGCCGTTTTCGTCCAAAAGTTTCATCGGAAAGACTGATTCAAAAAACCAAAAACCCCGTGCTTTTCCTTTAACAATCAGGGGATTAGAAACTAAATCATTGGCACGAGGAGATTCAACTTGAATCAAATCTTCCTTGGGGCAAGCCTCAAATTCGCATTTTGGTCCAACCCGGCTAACATATGTGCCATCTGAACAAAGCTTAGCACCCTCCGTACAGGCAACCGGTTTATCACCAACAATAAATTTCAACACCAACCGACTTAAGCCCCACCAAGATACTACCAAACCAACCAAAATTATTAAAGTAATAAAAAACTTTTTCATTTTTTGTTTGAGATAATTATCCGATTTTTTATCCAGTGTTTGGAGCTTCTTGTATTTCGAAGTATGCCAGTTTGAATGATGCAGTGCATTTTAAATTCTTTTCATCTGGGCAATTATTTATTCTTTTTTATGCTGACAAAAATCAGGCAGAATTTCAGGTTGTCCTAAATGGCTGCGGGGCAGGGATTCGAACCCCGATTAACGGATCCAAAGTCCGCTGTCCTACCCTTAGACGACCCCGCAATAAAAAACATTAAAGCATCAAAATTATATCAAAAGACTAGTTTTTTTAAAACTTGAATGGTAAAATAAACCCTGCTAAATTACAATCTTGGACAGGGTCCGACCCTGTACCAAGCATCAAGTATTCTGGGCCCGTAGCTCAATGGCAGAGCGCCAGCCTTTTAAGCTGGGCGTTGGAGGTTCGAGTCCTCCCGGGCTCACCCTTCGGAGAATTGGGATAAAATTTGAGTTTTGTAAATTTAAAAGGGAGAAAAGCACCTCAAAGTAAAACTACAAATAATAAATCAGAAGTTATACAATTTTTTCAAATTTAAATCCTAATATCTAAATCCTTGCCTGCCAGCAGATCAAGATACCGCCATGCAGACAGGCAAAACTAAAAATTAAAATTTATTTGATATATAGAAAAAAATTACTTTTAACTTTTACATCTTGCCTTTTATCTTTGTTGTGCCAGGTGTCAACCTATTTTGGAGGAAGGTGCCAACCTGAGACACCCTAAGGGTGGCAAGCTAAACAAAAATACCAGCCCCAGTCTGGTAATTTTGACTTTTGAATTTTAACTTTTGAATTATTTTATTCTTAAATCTTAAATCGTAAATCTTAATTCTTTTACCCCCCTTACTACTATTTTTGTGACGCTACCGGGATTCGAACCCGGGTTTGCGGGATGAAAGCCCGCTGTCCTAGGCCTCTAGACGATAGCGCCAGGCAAACAATTTTAACATTTAAAGCAAATTAATGCTAGAATAGCTTTATGGAAAAATTAAAAGCAAAAGATTTAAGAAAGAAAAAGGCCGACAAGACCTTGCTTAAAAAAATCAAAAGAACTCCTATCTATTTTATTCTTGATGAAATTCTTGATACTTATAACATTGGATCTTTATTTCGGCTTGCTGATGCAGTTGCCGCCCAAAAAATTTATCTCTGTGGCAATATGGATTTTCCACCCTCATCAAGAATACATAAAGCCGCTGTTGGAACTGAAAACTGGATCAGTTGGGAAAAAAGAGATTCAGCTCTTGAGGTGGTCAAGGAATTAAAAAATAAAGGAGTGCAAATAATATCCGTTGAGCAACACAAAAATTCTATCCCCTACTCCCAAATATCAAGCCATTTAAAATTTCCTTGTGCAATTGTTGTCGGTAATGAAACATATGGTGTCAAAGAAGAAGTTCTAAAAGAATCAGATTTAATAGTTGAACTGCCAATGCTTGGAATTAATCACTCTTTTAATGTTTGGGGTTCAGCTGCGGTTATTGCCTACAAAATACTTGAGAAAATCAAAATCTAAATTTTTACAATTTTAAGCCTCAAAGAATTGCCAACGACAGATATTGAAGATAAAGCCATCGCCAAAGCCGCCAACATTGGATTAAGAAAAATCCCAAAAAATGGATATAAGGCCCCCATTGCAACGGGAATAAGAAGGGTATTATAACCAAACGCCCAAAACAAATTCTGTTTTATAACAGATATGGTTGCTCGGCTTAATTTAAAAGAAGTTAAAACAACCCTTATATCACGGTTTAGCAAAGTAATTCCAGCTGTCTCAATGGCCACATCACTACCTGTACCAATAGCAATACCAACATCAGCTGCAGCCAAAGCAGGAGCATCGTTGATTCCATCACCAACAAAAGCCACCACTCCATTTTCTTTTCTCTTCAAATCAGCAACTTTTAAAGCCTTTTGATCCGGCAAAACCTCAGCAAGAACATTTTCTATGCCAGCTTCTCTTGCAACCGATCTAGCAACTCTCATATTATCTCCAGTTATTAACCAAGCCTTAATTCCCATTTTTTTAAGCCTTTCCACAACTTCTTTAACAGCCGGCTTTAGTGTGTCAGCAATTGCAATAAGCCCTAAAAGTTCTTTATCATCAGAAAGAAAAACAACCGTCTTTCCATCCTCTTCCAGCTCCTTTATTGTCTTTTCCACATCTTTAT comes from Patescibacteria group bacterium and encodes:
- a CDS encoding dienelactone hydrolase, whose translation is MNKLTSFLHFHNSKATTLDVILHGGSGGINSPFMQKLFESSKGKGNSVIMFNFPFLERGDDHSSGPELKEELEVLRKMLSIAGFDKFSHIRLIGKSLGGIIASYYLNSLTDEEKKLYEVIVLGYVTGEVKLNEFTGKITIIQGEKDKFGSIEVVKKDMDGAISQSITYHQISNADHSYRNPETKQPIYEDKVIEFLNSL
- a CDS encoding hypothetical protein (possible pseudo, internal stop codon), encoding MALVISKKHYDSYAFDMPENMFKKLMVASKKVAKILEKGLNVKRVAMVMEGMGINHVHIKLYPLHGINKKFQEMWAKDKVWFDKYEGYISTQTGEKVEIKELEKLARRIRTKNS
- a CDS encoding four helix bundle protein; translation: MEVFRFLKFKVYQESKAFNRDIYLLARGWRMKDKSLADQLVRASISVCLDIAEGSAKGTDKDFRRYIQNALGSISEVVSCLDLALSLELLSKEKYLTLVDKALIIAKTAWWPF
- a CDS encoding RNA-binding protein translates to MEDKKKLYVGNLPYSVNADELRKVFSEFGEVIDAVVISDKYSGRSKGFGFVTFATEEAASSAVEKMNGKDMGGRNLVVNVARPPKER
- the dedA gene encoding membrane protein, which encodes MSFLTGIFEFILHIDTHLGEIISQYGTLTHLILFFIIFAETGFVFTPFLPGDSLLFAAGAFAALGSLHLTWLLLILFAAAVLGDTVNYWIGHFFGQKIVDNPKIPFINQEHIDKTQEFYKKHGGKTIFLARFVPIVRTFAPFVAGVGKMHYGKFISYNIFGGFVWTFVFTLAGYWFGNIPQVREHFSLVVLAIILISVLPIVFEYIKSKRNSKKN
- a CDS encoding multifunctional 2',3'-cyclic-nucleotide 2'-phosphodiesterase/5'-nucleotidase/3'-nucleotidase, translating into MNTKKFVILHSNDMHGDFLAEVKSETSRTKIRNKKKTLIGGLSLLSGYINKVRKEEENVLYVISGDMLQGSLIDSEWKGCSTIEIMNYLAPDVVAIGNHEVDYGLPHLLFLEKMANFPLVNANLYITKNNRRILTPYIIIKKAGFDILFTGIITEKIMDSIKQDRLIGTFVGVEEASREVGKICNAYKNDDIDLTILLTHIGYESDIKLAKLLKPEWGVDIIIGGHSHTILDKPTKVNNILIAQAGVGTDQIGRFDIVVDDDTNSIVDYRWQLIPINNKIAKPDKKLEEYIYSFKSEVDRKYNVILTKLAKKLTHPKREVETSLGNLIADAFAQSSESDVMLVGSGSIRVKELGPAVNLRDFLACFPYDDVLRRFKVSGADLWRIFEYIMRTENRDGEGECYQVNSKVRAVYSDKLHKLESLMIDGAPVDKTKFYTLCMQGYHFNNCREYLNISQDELMVSGDSKVVSTSAQQVLEEWFKNNQNTSREVEGRLVYE
- a CDS encoding RNA methyltransferase → MEKLKAKDLRKKKADKTLLKKIKRTPIYFILDEILDTYNIGSLFRLADAVAAQKIYLCGNMDFPPSSRIHKAAVGTENWISWEKRDSALEVVKELKNKGVQIISVEQHKNSIPYSQISSHLKFPCAIVVGNETYGVKEEVLKESDLIVELPMLGINHSFNVWGSAAVIAYKILEKIKI